A genome region from Candidatus Manganitrophus noduliformans includes the following:
- the mtgA gene encoding monofunctional biosynthetic peptidoglycan transglycosylase, with the protein MKRVRLRSVVFLCLFIIPISVGAYLFSYWPEVERLAKTNPKTTALIEARRAKGKKEASISLAARWRPLGQISPHLQRAVVLAEDARFYQHQGFDWEAIVEAAERDWAAKSFEYGGSTISQQLVKNLYLSSEKSPIRKIKEALITSVMEAKLKKRRILEVYLNVVEWGEGIYGAEAAADHYFSKPAAELAPQEAAFLAAILPAPRYYQNRRSTPYLRKRIDSILQAMQKRYPETRMAMEKEIPKERTIENSEGPEGVERATTPQTP; encoded by the coding sequence ATGAAACGGGTAAGGCTTCGATCGGTTGTTTTTCTTTGTCTCTTCATTATCCCCATCTCCGTAGGAGCCTATCTCTTCTCCTACTGGCCGGAGGTGGAGCGGCTGGCCAAAACCAATCCGAAAACGACGGCCTTGATCGAAGCGCGGAGGGCGAAGGGAAAAAAAGAGGCGTCGATCTCGCTCGCCGCGCGCTGGCGGCCCCTTGGCCAGATCTCGCCCCACCTTCAGCGCGCCGTCGTCCTTGCGGAGGATGCGCGTTTTTACCAACATCAGGGATTCGATTGGGAGGCGATCGTGGAGGCGGCCGAACGGGACTGGGCGGCGAAATCGTTCGAATACGGCGGGAGCACGATCAGCCAGCAGCTGGTCAAGAACCTCTATCTCTCTTCGGAGAAGAGCCCGATTCGAAAGATAAAGGAAGCGTTGATCACCTCGGTGATGGAGGCGAAGTTGAAAAAGCGGCGCATTCTGGAGGTTTACCTCAATGTGGTGGAGTGGGGAGAGGGGATTTATGGCGCGGAGGCGGCCGCCGACCATTATTTTTCCAAGCCTGCGGCGGAGTTGGCCCCTCAAGAGGCGGCTTTTCTGGCGGCGATTCTTCCAGCCCCCCGTTATTACCAGAATCGCCGGTCGACCCCTTATCTACGAAAGCGGATCGATTCCATTCTTCAGGCAATGCAAAAACGCTATCCGGAGACCCGGATGGCGATGGAAAAGGAAATTCCAAAAGAAAGGACGATAGAAAACTCAGAGGGACCGGAAGGGGTGGAGAGAGCGACTACCCCTCAAACTCCTTAG
- a CDS encoding PilZ domain-containing protein, producing the protein MKQRKLRRYSIFVEAKIESNDFRVHGVAVNFSYKGVGVCCLTPLAPKSEVSLTFYFNDEQGAVHSESVNGIIRWAKNFGHLQTGGIEFSEEISEENHFVILSHIEMAKEFEG; encoded by the coding sequence ATGAAACAGCGGAAGCTAAGAAGATATAGTATTTTTGTCGAAGCGAAGATCGAATCGAACGATTTCCGTGTCCATGGCGTCGCGGTCAATTTCAGCTACAAAGGGGTCGGCGTCTGCTGCCTCACCCCGCTTGCCCCGAAAAGCGAAGTCTCATTGACGTTTTACTTCAATGACGAGCAGGGGGCTGTCCACTCGGAATCGGTGAACGGGATCATTCGGTGGGCCAAAAATTTCGGCCACCTTCAGACCGGTGGGATCGAGTTTTCCGAAGAGATCTCGGAAGAGAACCATTTCGTGATCCTCTCGCATATCGAAATGGCTAAGGAGTTTGAGGGGTAG
- a CDS encoding VOC family protein — MRNDSYFQIHHIAIQTADLERSAAFYGETLGLVRIKEEKTPKGRKIIWFDSGTGRIELYSGKPEQALIKPWSPNSVGPISIGFRVNDLEEAVRRLMEANVPVIKPPYEPVPGERAAMIQGPDGEEIVLLEKEVG, encoded by the coding sequence ATGAGAAACGATTCATACTTCCAGATTCACCACATCGCTATCCAAACGGCCGACCTGGAACGCTCCGCCGCCTTCTACGGCGAGACCCTCGGTTTGGTCCGGATCAAAGAAGAGAAAACCCCCAAAGGGAGAAAAATTATTTGGTTTGATTCCGGAACAGGACGGATCGAGCTTTACAGCGGCAAGCCGGAACAAGCGCTGATCAAACCGTGGAGTCCCAATTCAGTCGGTCCGATCTCGATCGGTTTTCGGGTAAACGATTTAGAGGAGGCGGTCCGGCGCCTCATGGAAGCAAACGTGCCGGTGATCAAACCCCCCTATGAGCCGGTCCCGGGGGAGCGGGCTGCGATGATTCAAGGCCCCGATGGAGAAGAGATCGTTCTCTTAGAAAAAGAGGTCGGTTGA
- a CDS encoding alpha/beta fold hydrolase: MIAHERRVVVHGASIRYLEAGQGAPILLLPSAAGRAAEYREVLPLLSKSFHVYALDYPGFGQSDSLPSIEGTEDLARFMIDWMDAVGLQRCHLVGFSLGGWMGLLLALSHPERFQTLILIAASGGRLPGVPIVSPSGMNFKEILDRFYHRPEIREKLARHKPTPAEREEILRSSRALARLVERKKVVPELHNRLHEIRMPTLIISADHDRAIPAIYQERLHSGILGSKRSVFRETGHAVPAERPMELAGEIEKFIAEISEKY; this comes from the coding sequence GTGATCGCACATGAAAGACGTGTCGTCGTTCACGGCGCATCGATTCGTTATCTAGAAGCCGGACAAGGAGCGCCTATCCTCCTTCTTCCCTCCGCCGCCGGGCGTGCCGCCGAATACCGGGAGGTCCTTCCGCTTCTTTCAAAATCGTTTCATGTTTATGCCCTCGACTATCCCGGCTTCGGCCAATCCGATTCCCTCCCTTCCATTGAGGGGACCGAAGATCTCGCGAGGTTCATGATCGATTGGATGGATGCCGTCGGCCTTCAGCGCTGCCATCTGGTCGGATTTTCCCTCGGCGGATGGATGGGTCTGCTTTTGGCCCTCTCCCACCCGGAGCGATTCCAAACCCTCATCCTGATCGCCGCTTCCGGCGGACGTCTTCCGGGAGTTCCGATCGTCAGCCCGTCCGGGATGAATTTCAAAGAGATCCTCGATCGATTTTATCATCGTCCGGAAATTCGCGAAAAATTGGCCCGACATAAACCGACACCGGCGGAGAGAGAGGAGATCCTCCGTTCTTCTCGGGCCCTTGCCCGCCTGGTTGAACGAAAAAAAGTGGTCCCGGAGCTTCACAACCGGCTTCACGAGATCCGGATGCCGACCTTAATTATTAGTGCCGATCACGATCGGGCGATTCCGGCGATATACCAAGAACGTCTCCATTCGGGTATACTTGGATCAAAGCGCTCGGTTTTTAGGGAAACCGGCCATGCCGTTCCGGCGGAGCGGCCGATGGAACTGGCGGGTGAAATAGAGAAATTTATCGCGGAAATTTCCGAAAAATATTGA
- a CDS encoding anti-sigma factor family protein — MKCREIEEDLSAYLAEEADPALCRSIKAHLKGCKKCRSRIAALKAEKGGPKKAKEVAISSEKIASPPQERSSGFPSTSGMLSALWHRPVEITVTIVLIGGTLFLYQRGASDLKADFSMTENGAARAAEAVALSAPAENHGGTQEKETPISPPPSSQTAPADPPAPMPMKVHNETTQPLSKAARRQAALPRPSEIKLLLISRNIKEAADTVASQGRVLSKKGDEMEAKVVLLIPAERYESFSQSLQSLGLVKEISKKTPPSEGSLKVEVMIE, encoded by the coding sequence ATGAAGTGCCGAGAGATTGAGGAAGACCTCTCCGCTTATCTTGCTGAAGAGGCCGATCCAGCCCTCTGCCGATCGATCAAGGCGCACCTGAAGGGGTGTAAAAAGTGTCGGAGCCGTATTGCGGCCTTGAAGGCGGAGAAAGGGGGTCCAAAAAAGGCGAAGGAGGTTGCAATTTCGTCGGAGAAGATTGCCTCTCCCCCGCAGGAGCGCTCCTCCGGCTTTCCATCCACTTCTGGAATGCTCTCCGCTCTGTGGCATCGCCCCGTTGAGATAACCGTGACGATCGTGTTGATCGGCGGGACCCTTTTCCTCTATCAACGGGGAGCGTCCGATCTGAAGGCCGATTTCTCAATGACGGAAAATGGCGCTGCGCGGGCCGCAGAGGCGGTAGCCCTCTCCGCTCCCGCGGAAAACCACGGAGGTACACAGGAGAAGGAAACGCCGATCTCTCCCCCTCCATCATCGCAAACCGCGCCGGCCGATCCGCCGGCCCCTATGCCGATGAAAGTTCACAACGAAACGACCCAACCTCTTTCGAAAGCGGCCCGTCGGCAGGCCGCACTTCCGCGGCCGTCCGAGATCAAACTGCTTCTGATTTCCAGAAATATCAAGGAGGCCGCCGATACGGTAGCCTCTCAGGGAAGGGTGCTCAGCAAAAAAGGAGATGAGATGGAGGCCAAGGTGGTGCTTCTAATTCCCGCCGAACGTTATGAGAGTTTTTCCCAGTCGCTCCAATCGCTTGGACTGGTCAAAGAGATTTCCAAAAAAACTCCTCCCTCCGAGGGATCTTTGAAGGTAGAAGTAATGATTGAATAA
- a CDS encoding VanZ family protein, with translation MRRVCFVGLVFYLLYLGAATLGPFDFQQVSQPHRWEKSLVFSFPDIAVNLLLFLPLGGLLYGLSNRPPRLIFILLISAAISLLVEMSQLFLPMRFPSYSDLITNTLGGGAGFLLFKASADRGWLRRIGHHRRRFAQLGFLLHAGLLLFLAGFSWENLDRWDPGAFLWVGVDPEMEDGWKGKIYRLAVYDRSFDPDTIRRHYQTGISAPPEIYLQQNPIVLYLFDERGGATLQDHAETLPPLDLRLLNPERGRWLFPFGYEFNRSAAFISSEPAEKIRRRISDRDQFTVEAWVEMGPLPYEERGRLVSLAKAPGIEYFLLQQGGINLGFEVRNRLKAGFPNLGNIQTTQLPLPQGPSHLISVYNRGLTRLYVNGVPVAEAILTGGLFLLADSLALRTTIERDRGLLGFLLFLPVGFLAVLSGRSRSTRGFCESLLSALSVALVIHLLQGRHDPVFLAGSYIFVPALAILLGTLTGQFVQKVLEESL, from the coding sequence ATGCGAAGAGTCTGTTTCGTCGGTTTGGTCTTTTATCTCCTTTACCTTGGCGCCGCGACCCTCGGCCCTTTTGATTTTCAGCAGGTCTCACAGCCCCACCGATGGGAAAAGTCGCTCGTTTTTTCGTTCCCCGATATTGCCGTCAACCTCCTCCTTTTTCTTCCACTGGGAGGGTTGCTTTATGGTCTTTCGAACCGTCCGCCCCGTCTCATATTTATTCTTCTTATTTCCGCGGCGATCAGCCTCTTGGTGGAGATGTCGCAGCTCTTTCTTCCAATGCGATTTCCCTCTTACAGCGATTTGATCACCAATACTCTGGGCGGTGGAGCCGGTTTTTTATTGTTCAAGGCATCGGCCGATCGGGGGTGGCTTCGCCGGATAGGGCATCACCGACGCCGTTTTGCGCAGCTTGGGTTTTTGCTCCATGCCGGGCTTCTCCTATTTCTTGCAGGCTTCTCATGGGAAAATTTGGACCGATGGGATCCGGGTGCATTTCTTTGGGTCGGTGTCGATCCGGAAATGGAAGACGGCTGGAAGGGGAAGATTTATCGGCTGGCCGTTTACGATCGGTCTTTTGATCCCGATACGATCCGGCGGCATTACCAGACCGGTATTTCTGCTCCGCCGGAGATCTATCTGCAGCAGAACCCGATTGTGCTCTACCTCTTTGATGAACGAGGAGGGGCCACGCTCCAGGACCACGCCGAAACGCTTCCGCCGCTCGACCTGCGGCTGTTGAATCCGGAGAGGGGGAGATGGCTCTTTCCCTTCGGCTACGAGTTCAATCGGTCTGCTGCATTTATTAGTTCGGAACCGGCGGAAAAGATCCGGCGGAGAATCTCAGACAGAGATCAATTTACCGTAGAAGCCTGGGTTGAGATGGGGCCGCTTCCGTATGAAGAACGGGGCCGGTTGGTCTCTTTAGCGAAGGCGCCGGGCATTGAATACTTCTTACTCCAGCAGGGAGGAATCAATCTCGGGTTTGAAGTCCGAAACCGCCTGAAGGCGGGATTTCCGAACTTAGGAAATATACAAACAACCCAATTGCCCCTCCCGCAAGGGCCATCCCATCTGATTTCGGTCTATAACCGGGGACTAACACGCCTCTACGTGAATGGAGTCCCCGTGGCCGAAGCAATTTTAACCGGCGGCCTTTTTCTCCTGGCAGATTCCCTCGCTTTGAGAACGACGATCGAGAGGGACCGGGGCTTACTTGGATTTCTTCTCTTCCTCCCGGTCGGTTTTTTAGCGGTTCTCTCCGGTCGAAGTCGTTCGACAAGAGGATTCTGCGAGTCTCTCCTCTCCGCATTATCTGTCGCTCTGGTCATCCACCTGCTGCAAGGCCGACATGATCCTGTTTTCTTGGCAGGAAGTTACATTTTTGTTCCAGCCCTTGCCATTCTTTTGGGCACACTTACAGGACAATTCGTTCAGAAGGTGTTAGAAGAATCTTTATAG
- a CDS encoding PhzF family phenazine biosynthesis protein codes for MGIPIAQVDAFTDQPFSGNPAVVCLLDEPMEAAWMQKVAREMNLSETAFLLKEGALFHLRWFTPTIEVDLCGHATLAGAHMLWEWGILKPDEQARFQTKSGLLTADKKGGWIELDLPAEPEKEAPFPPALRKALGVAPKYIGKNRFDYLIEVESEEVLRKLQPDFGLLATVPCRGVIVTSRSDSDRFDFVSRTFAPRAGINEDPVTGSAHCCLGPFWKERLGKNTFLAYQASARGGVVRVRLAGDRVQLGGKAVTVSRGTLLSQSFTKH; via the coding sequence ATGGGAATTCCAATCGCCCAAGTCGACGCCTTTACCGATCAGCCTTTTTCGGGGAATCCCGCGGTTGTCTGTCTTCTCGACGAGCCGATGGAGGCCGCCTGGATGCAGAAGGTCGCCCGGGAGATGAATCTTTCCGAAACCGCCTTCCTTCTCAAAGAGGGAGCGCTGTTTCATCTCCGCTGGTTCACGCCGACGATCGAAGTCGATCTTTGCGGCCATGCCACGCTCGCCGGCGCCCACATGCTCTGGGAATGGGGAATTTTGAAGCCGGATGAGCAGGCCCGTTTTCAGACGAAAAGCGGCCTTCTGACCGCCGACAAAAAAGGAGGGTGGATCGAGCTGGACCTCCCGGCCGAGCCAGAGAAGGAGGCGCCGTTTCCCCCGGCCCTTCGGAAGGCGCTGGGGGTGGCGCCGAAATACATCGGCAAGAATCGTTTCGACTATTTGATTGAAGTCGAATCGGAAGAGGTCCTGCGAAAACTTCAGCCCGATTTCGGACTGCTCGCCACCGTGCCGTGCCGCGGGGTGATCGTAACGAGCCGGTCGGATTCGGACCGGTTTGATTTCGTCTCAAGGACATTCGCGCCGCGGGCCGGCATCAACGAAGATCCGGTGACGGGGTCGGCGCATTGTTGCCTCGGTCCTTTCTGGAAAGAACGGCTCGGTAAAAACACTTTCCTTGCTTACCAAGCCTCCGCGCGAGGAGGGGTCGTTCGGGTCCGTTTGGCCGGAGATCGTGTACAGCTCGGCGGAAAGGCGGTCACGGTTTCGCGGGGGACGCTCCTTTCTCAATCTTTTACAAAACATTGA
- a CDS encoding ATPase, T2SS/T4P/T4SS family: MNRHYIQAIGIDQEKYPPSPHPVKLRIIPSSDKINVMKEPSFTKKRIGDLLCSSGLITEADLQMAIEEQKRTGKRMGVTLIELKLVTEFDIANTLANQLGIQYISLESTPIEPEAIAIVPENLARKYHCVPINVDKRQLSVAMVDPLDYECIKDIGFNTNLEVKPLISTRKEIIKAIEQHYHLEDSVENIVEETTDAFKDSYLEIVPVISQSEVAPSEDLRDKSQMAPIIRLFNLILLKAMKARASDIHIDSQRNKVSVRFRVDGILKEEMSLPKWVQGAVVSRIKILASLDISERRLPQDGAIRVRLDNRDIDLRIATLPTQYGEKVVIRILDQSAIPVNMETLGLSEKDYQQLLQFSQKRQGILLVSGPTGSGKTSTLYSFINQIRSEEINIMTVEDPIEYNIEGLNQIQVKPDIGLTFANCLRSILRQDPNVIMVGEIRDLETAEIAFRAAMTGHFVISTIHTNDAIATIVRLLDMGIPRYIIANTLVGIVAQRLVRKICLKCKETAPVSEEGIRKLSKRASPLSPSDSYRGKGCAQCNFTGFRGRTGIFEVLPFSTKIREMIASGGAEEEIRWAIEGQGVTTMGEDGLTKVKQGVTTLEEVLRVIEVEEEIRILCPGCQKAIHLDFVICPHCRHEIQSNCSCCKRHLKADWLVCPYCKKER; the protein is encoded by the coding sequence GTGAATCGTCACTATATCCAAGCGATCGGGATCGATCAAGAGAAATATCCGCCCTCCCCGCATCCCGTGAAGTTGCGTATTATCCCATCCTCGGATAAAATAAACGTGATGAAAGAGCCGTCGTTCACAAAAAAACGTATTGGCGATCTTCTCTGCTCTTCCGGACTGATCACCGAGGCCGACCTTCAGATGGCGATCGAGGAGCAGAAACGGACCGGCAAGCGGATGGGGGTCACCCTCATCGAGCTGAAGCTGGTGACCGAGTTTGATATTGCAAATACCCTCGCCAACCAACTCGGCATCCAATACATCTCCCTTGAAAGCACCCCCATCGAGCCGGAGGCGATCGCCATCGTCCCGGAGAATCTGGCGCGCAAATATCACTGTGTCCCGATCAACGTCGATAAAAGGCAACTCTCGGTGGCGATGGTCGATCCCCTCGATTATGAATGCATCAAAGATATCGGCTTCAACACCAACTTGGAAGTAAAACCGCTGATCTCCACCCGAAAAGAGATCATCAAGGCGATCGAGCAGCACTACCATCTGGAGGACTCGGTGGAGAATATCGTCGAAGAGACCACCGATGCCTTCAAGGATTCGTACCTTGAAATTGTCCCGGTCATCTCGCAATCGGAAGTGGCCCCTTCCGAGGATCTCAGGGATAAGAGCCAGATGGCCCCGATTATCCGGCTCTTCAATCTGATTCTTCTTAAGGCGATGAAAGCGCGGGCGAGCGACATCCACATCGATTCGCAGCGGAACAAAGTTTCCGTTCGGTTCAGGGTCGACGGGATTTTGAAGGAGGAGATGAGTCTCCCCAAATGGGTCCAGGGGGCGGTCGTCTCGCGGATCAAGATTCTGGCTTCTCTCGATATCTCCGAGCGCCGACTTCCCCAGGACGGGGCGATCCGTGTCCGGCTGGACAACCGTGATATCGATCTGCGAATCGCCACCCTCCCGACGCAGTATGGGGAGAAGGTGGTGATCCGGATCCTCGACCAATCGGCGATCCCCGTGAACATGGAGACGCTCGGACTGTCCGAGAAGGATTATCAGCAGCTTCTCCAATTCTCCCAGAAGCGGCAAGGCATCCTTCTCGTTTCAGGCCCGACGGGAAGCGGGAAGACGTCAACACTTTATTCCTTCATCAATCAGATCCGCTCCGAAGAGATCAACATCATGACGGTGGAAGATCCGATCGAGTACAACATCGAGGGATTGAATCAAATCCAGGTAAAACCCGATATCGGACTCACCTTCGCCAACTGTCTCCGATCGATCCTCCGACAAGATCCGAATGTGATTATGGTCGGAGAGATCCGGGATCTGGAGACCGCGGAGATCGCTTTCCGGGCGGCGATGACGGGTCATTTTGTGATCAGCACCATCCATACCAACGACGCAATTGCGACCATCGTCCGGCTGCTCGATATGGGAATTCCGAGATACATCATCGCCAACACGCTGGTGGGGATCGTGGCCCAACGGCTCGTCAGAAAGATCTGCTTAAAATGCAAGGAGACGGCGCCGGTTTCCGAGGAGGGGATTCGGAAATTGAGCAAGCGGGCCTCCCCGTTGAGCCCTTCCGATTCCTATCGGGGGAAAGGCTGCGCCCAGTGCAATTTCACCGGATTCCGAGGTCGGACCGGAATTTTTGAAGTCCTTCCCTTCAGCACCAAAATCCGGGAGATGATCGCCTCGGGCGGAGCGGAAGAAGAGATCCGTTGGGCCATCGAGGGGCAGGGGGTCACGACGATGGGAGAGGACGGGCTGACCAAGGTCAAGCAAGGGGTGACCACGCTGGAGGAGGTCCTCCGTGTGATCGAAGTGGAAGAGGAGATTCGTATTCTGTGCCCCGGGTGCCAAAAGGCGATCCATCTCGATTTCGTGATCTGCCCTCATTGCCGGCATGAGATTCAATCAAACTGTTCTTGTTGCAAGAGACACCTGAAAGCCGACTGGTTGGTCTGCCCCTATTGTAAGAAAGAGAGATAA
- a CDS encoding ATP-dependent Clp protease adaptor ClpS has translation MGTEVLDLPEVETISEEATQVDLPWNVILYNDDFHGFDEVILQVQKATGVSLERAAEITLEAHLKGRAVCFTGPLERCEHVAVILRQIELTAEIERAV, from the coding sequence ATGGGCACGGAAGTTCTCGATCTTCCCGAAGTCGAAACCATCTCGGAGGAGGCGACGCAGGTCGATCTTCCCTGGAATGTCATTCTTTACAATGATGACTTTCATGGCTTCGATGAAGTCATCCTCCAGGTCCAAAAGGCGACCGGCGTCTCGCTGGAGCGGGCCGCCGAGATCACGCTGGAGGCCCATCTCAAAGGGCGCGCGGTCTGCTTTACCGGCCCACTCGAACGTTGCGAGCATGTTGCCGTGATCCTCCGGCAAATCGAGCTCACAGCGGAGATCGAGCGGGCCGTATAA